The Ictalurus punctatus breed USDA103 unplaced genomic scaffold, Coco_2.0 Super-Scaffold_100, whole genome shotgun sequence genome has a window encoding:
- the LOC128629636 gene encoding TBC1 domain family member 10A isoform X1, producing MMEWFMCAFSRTLPWASVLRVWDMFLCDGVKMIFCVGLVVLTSMLGTRDKLKACPGQYETMEVLGAIEPRYMQEGFFVLQLQVSAQDVEREQRTQLKRWKKKHGEPGPKLPQRMHSARTIMATEPHTHQDLRQKPTIMVQYPSVPEEKSEPNLRKKRGSLKKNQALIPNPYALPGESKPSQILDIQLLNQENLNLVLPNTPSHPPRLPTMQENQVKETSTSTERLVLRPRIPPSIRNWRNLSLCNIYPSLLLLYTDHLQRSVLTC from the exons ATGATGGAGTGGTTCATGTGCGCCTTCTCCAGAACTCTGCCCTGGGCCTCGGTCCTCAGAGTGTGGGACATGTTCCTGTGTGACg GAGTGAAAATGATATTCTGTGTGGGTTTGGTGGTGTTGACGTCCATGCTGGGTACTCGGGATAAGCTCAAGGCCTGTCCGGGTCAGTATGAGACCATGGAGGTCCTCGGAGCGATTGAGCCTAGATACATGCAGGAGGGCTTCTTCGTGCTCCAG TTGCAGGTATCGGCACAGGACGTGGAACGTGAGCAACGCACGCAGCTGAAGCGCTGGAAGAAGAAGCACGGCGAGCCCGGCCCCAAACTCCCTCAGAGAATGCACAGTGCTCGCACCATCATGGCCACCGAGCCTCATACACACCAAGACCTCCGCCAGAAACCCACCATTATGGTCCAGTACCCATCGGTCCCTGAGGAGAAGTCCGAGCCGAACCTcaggaagaagagagggagcCTGAAGAAAAACCAAGCCCTCATTCCGAACCCCTACGCTCTACCTGGCGAGTCTAAACCTAGTCAGATATTGGACATACAGCTTCTGAACCAGGAAAATCTCAATCTTGTACTTCCAAATACACCATCACATCCACCACGGCTCCCTACAATGCAGGAAAatcaggtcaaagagacgagcACTTCTACAGAGCGACTCGTGCTGCGTCCTCGAATTCCTCCATCGATAAGAAACTGGCGGAATCTATCCCTCTGCAACATCTATCCCTCCTTACTGCTCCTGTACACGGATCACCTTCAGCGTAGCGTCCTCACCTGCTGA
- the LOC128629636 gene encoding TBC1 domain family member 10A isoform X2: MIFCVGLVVLTSMLGTRDKLKACPGQYETMEVLGAIEPRYMQEGFFVLQLQVSAQDVEREQRTQLKRWKKKHGEPGPKLPQRMHSARTIMATEPHTHQDLRQKPTIMVQYPSVPEEKSEPNLRKKRGSLKKNQALIPNPYALPGESKPSQILDIQLLNQENLNLVLPNTPSHPPRLPTMQENQVKETSTSTERLVLRPRIPPSIRNWRNLSLCNIYPSLLLLYTDHLQRSVLTC, translated from the exons ATGATATTCTGTGTGGGTTTGGTGGTGTTGACGTCCATGCTGGGTACTCGGGATAAGCTCAAGGCCTGTCCGGGTCAGTATGAGACCATGGAGGTCCTCGGAGCGATTGAGCCTAGATACATGCAGGAGGGCTTCTTCGTGCTCCAG TTGCAGGTATCGGCACAGGACGTGGAACGTGAGCAACGCACGCAGCTGAAGCGCTGGAAGAAGAAGCACGGCGAGCCCGGCCCCAAACTCCCTCAGAGAATGCACAGTGCTCGCACCATCATGGCCACCGAGCCTCATACACACCAAGACCTCCGCCAGAAACCCACCATTATGGTCCAGTACCCATCGGTCCCTGAGGAGAAGTCCGAGCCGAACCTcaggaagaagagagggagcCTGAAGAAAAACCAAGCCCTCATTCCGAACCCCTACGCTCTACCTGGCGAGTCTAAACCTAGTCAGATATTGGACATACAGCTTCTGAACCAGGAAAATCTCAATCTTGTACTTCCAAATACACCATCACATCCACCACGGCTCCCTACAATGCAGGAAAatcaggtcaaagagacgagcACTTCTACAGAGCGACTCGTGCTGCGTCCTCGAATTCCTCCATCGATAAGAAACTGGCGGAATCTATCCCTCTGCAACATCTATCCCTCCTTACTGCTCCTGTACACGGATCACCTTCAGCGTAGCGTCCTCACCTGCTGA